In Siniperca chuatsi isolate FFG_IHB_CAS linkage group LG20, ASM2008510v1, whole genome shotgun sequence, the following proteins share a genomic window:
- the osbpl7 gene encoding oxysterol-binding protein-related protein 7 isoform X1, translating to MDSYGSSLNRSQSLASGLEKTSPTWKPSHSRSSSTLSSRHSRQIIKDWEVIDDLQLEMQTGGDSPHDMTTPGICEGYLLKRRKWPLKGWHKRYFVLEAGILRYSKNQQDVSRGRVQGSLDVSLAVMSINKKSNRIDLDAGDIIYHMKAKSHELYYIWVTKLQAHRLYKKNEAAQVHSGFLQTLSHGAVAGQAQRNGELRSADMADSAGASGVLPSANTAVNSKVSAWLQQSQDTDTCVQELNRCHLDLTELNRLIQSLQTLEAGQAFTNGDLKRIISIQNLSLEKPKKQRSGKMWGHSRTLSRVEALGMVRMPIRGITKSLSSSHLTSSSHLGASVPSIPDYVYSQLSPPTVTLTPEGKKIQQDICAMSLRVLASLKTVHETLSQERQKLQEVWETNNIHQSNTLAEPAAVRHSSHGPPSVADSAAEYFDASDDILCGSSSEVSDESGLSDGSTTNSEPEEGHASATRKYRASISRTPNSVVPKSTGRRTTLPAPCPDNSHVGLMAIVYNNIGKDLARVSMPAALNEPINLLQRLCEELEYSELLDTANNTADPYQRMVYIAAFAISGYSTATFRNRYKPFNPVLGETYECIREDRGFRLISEQVCHHPPISACHAQSENFSFWQDQRWKNKFWGKSLEILPTGMVNVTLPRYGDHYEWNKVVTCIHNVLSQQRYLEHYGEVTIRNLKSNVCTCKITFVKSRYWGSDMNKNEVQGTVLDQSGSVIHRFGGLWHEGIFCDTLPTPKCVWKPNPQPKDYLLYYGFSTFAMELNELTPDLKPLLPPTDSRLRPDQRMLEEGRVDESDRKKDDIEEFQRERRKELAKRGEEHVPRFFKKAKDSCGRDVWLTNETYWKLRENPGFAKIENLTLW from the exons ATGGATTCATATGGTTCTTCACTCAACCGCAGCCAATCGCTGGCGAGCGGCCTGGAGAAGACTTCACCAACGTGGAAGCCATCCCACTCTCGGAGCAGTAGCACTCTATCATCACGCCACTCCAGACAG ATTATCAAAGACTGGGAAGTGATTGACGACCTTCAGCTAGAAATGCAAACAGGAGGTGACAGTCCTCATGATATGACCACCCCGGGTATCTGTGAAGGATATCTTCTCAAGAGGAGGAAGTGGCCTCTTAAAGGTTGGCACAAG CGATACTTTGTCTTGGAAGCAGGGATCTTGCGTTACTCCAAAAATCAACAAGAT GTCTCCAGGGGAAGAGTCCAGGGCTCTCTAGATGTTAGCCTTGCAGTAATGTCGATAAACAAGAAATCAAATCGGATTGACTTGGATGCAGGGGACATTATCTATCATATGAAG GCAAAGAGCCATGAACTCTACTACATTTGGGTAACCAAGCTACAAGCCCACCGCTTGTACAAGAAGAATGAGGCAGCTCAGGTTCACAGCGGCTTCCTCCAGACTTTGTCCCATGGCGCTGTGGCTGGACAAGCTCAGAGAAATGGAGAACTG AGATCTGCAGACATGGCAGATTCAGCTGGAGCATCAGGAGTGCTGCCCTCAGCTAACACCGCTGTGAATAGCAAAGTGTCTGCCTGGCTGCAGCAAAGTCAGGACACAGACACCTGTGTTCAAG agCTGAACCGTTGCCATTTGGACCTTACTGAACTAAACCGCTTAATCCAGAGTCTGCAGACGTTAGAGGCGGGCCAAGCTTTCACTAACGGAGACCTAAAGCGCATCATCAGCATACAG aatcTCTCTCTTGAGAAGCCGAAGAAGCAGAGGTCAGGGAAGATGTGGGGCCACTCTCGCACACTGTCCAGAGTGGAGGCCCTGGGAATGGTAAGAATG CCTATTCGTGGGATTACTAAATCG CTGTCCTCCAGTCACCTGACCAGCTCGTCTCACCTCGGTGCATCAGTCCCCTCTATCCCTGACTACGTCTATTCCCAGCTGTCCCCTCCTACTGTCACACTGACGCCTGAGGGCAAGAAAATCCAGCAGGACATCTGCGCCATGTCGCTACGAG TGCTTGCCTCTCTGAAGACAGTGCATGAAACTCTGTCCCAGGAGAGGCAGAAGCTGCAGGAAGTCTGGGAAACTAACAACATCCACCAGTCTAACACATTAGCTGAG CCTGCAGCAGTGAGGCATTCATCCCACGGGCCTCCTTCAGTAGCAGATTCGGCTGCGGAGTATTTTGACGCCAGTGATGACATCCTTTGTGGTAGTTCCTCTGAGGTCTCTGATGAATCAGGACTTAGTGATGGAAGCACCACCAACTCTGAGCCAGAGGAAGGGCATG CATCAGCCACCCGGAAGTACCGTGCTAGTATTTCCAGGACTCCTAACAGTGTTGTTCCAAAGAGCACCGGCCGGCGAACTACACTGCCCGCTCCCTGTCCTGACAACAGCCACGTGGGCCTCATGGCTATCGTCTACAATAACATAG GTAAAGACTTGGCTCGAGTGTCCATGCCTGCTGCTCTCAATGAGCCCATTAACCTGCTGCAGAGGCTGTGTGAAGAGCTGGAGTACAGTGAGCTGCTGGATACTGCCAACAACACAGCGGACCCCTACCAGAGGATG GTTTACATTGCTGCCTTCGCTATCTCTGGTTACTCCACTGCGACGTTCAGAAACCGCTACAAGCCCTTTAACCCCGTGCTGGGGGAGACCTACGAGTGTATCAGAGAGGACCGGGGCTTCCGCCTCATCAGTGAGCAG GTCTGCCACCATCCCCCCATCTCTGCCTGCCATGCACAGTCGGAGAACTTCTCCTTTTGGCAAG ACCAGCGATGGAAAAATAAATTCTGGGGGAAGTCACTGGAGATTCTGCCAACGGGAATGGTGAATGTCACTCTTCCAAG GTATGGAGACCACTATGAGTGGAACAAAGTAGTGACCTGCATCCATAACGTCCTCAGTCAGCAGCGCTACCTGGAGCATTACGGAGAGGTCACCATCCGCAACCTCAAAAGCAACGTCTGCACCTGCAAGATTACCTTCGTCAAG tCTCGTTATTGGGGTTCAGATATGAACAAGAATGAGGTGCAGGGCACGGTGCTGGACCAAAGTGGCAGTGTCATTCACCGGTTTGGAGGTCTGTGGCATGAAGGCATCTTCTGTGACACTCTGCCCACTCCGAAATGTGTCTGGAAGCCAA ATCCCCAGCCAAAGGATTACCTGCTGTACTATGGCTTCTCCACCTTCGCCATGGAGCTGAACGAACTCACCCCAGACCTGAAGCCTCTCCTGCCTCCTACAGACAGCCGCCTGCGCCCAGACCAAAG GATGCTGGAAGAGGGACGGGTGGATGAATcggacagaaagaaagatgatATAGAGGAATTTCAGAGGGAGCGGAGAAAAGAGCTCGCCAAAAGGGGTGAAGAACACGTTCCACGTTTTTTCAA GAAAGCCAAAGATTCCTGTGGACGGGACGTGTGGTTGACGAACGAGACTTACTGGAAGCTCAGAGAGAATCCAGGTTTTGCTAAAATTGAAAACTTAACTCTATGGTGA
- the osbpl7 gene encoding oxysterol-binding protein-related protein 7 isoform X2: MDSYGSSLNRSQSLASGLEKTSPTWKPSHSRSSSTLSSRHSRQIIKDWEVIDDLQLEMQTGGDSPHDMTTPGICEGYLLKRRKWPLKGWHKRYFVLEAGILRYSKNQQDVSRGRVQGSLDVSLAVMSINKKSNRIDLDAGDIIYHMKAKSHELYYIWVTKLQAHRLYKKNEAAQVHSGFLQTLSHGAVAGQAQRNGELRSADMADSAGASGVLPSANTAVNSKVSAWLQQSQDTDTCVQELNRCHLDLTELNRLIQSLQTLEAGQAFTNGDLKRIISIQNLSLEKPKKQRSGKMWGHSRTLSRVEALGMLSSSHLTSSSHLGASVPSIPDYVYSQLSPPTVTLTPEGKKIQQDICAMSLRVLASLKTVHETLSQERQKLQEVWETNNIHQSNTLAEPAAVRHSSHGPPSVADSAAEYFDASDDILCGSSSEVSDESGLSDGSTTNSEPEEGHASATRKYRASISRTPNSVVPKSTGRRTTLPAPCPDNSHVGLMAIVYNNIGKDLARVSMPAALNEPINLLQRLCEELEYSELLDTANNTADPYQRMVYIAAFAISGYSTATFRNRYKPFNPVLGETYECIREDRGFRLISEQVCHHPPISACHAQSENFSFWQDQRWKNKFWGKSLEILPTGMVNVTLPRYGDHYEWNKVVTCIHNVLSQQRYLEHYGEVTIRNLKSNVCTCKITFVKSRYWGSDMNKNEVQGTVLDQSGSVIHRFGGLWHEGIFCDTLPTPKCVWKPNPQPKDYLLYYGFSTFAMELNELTPDLKPLLPPTDSRLRPDQRMLEEGRVDESDRKKDDIEEFQRERRKELAKRGEEHVPRFFKKAKDSCGRDVWLTNETYWKLRENPGFAKIENLTLW, translated from the exons ATGGATTCATATGGTTCTTCACTCAACCGCAGCCAATCGCTGGCGAGCGGCCTGGAGAAGACTTCACCAACGTGGAAGCCATCCCACTCTCGGAGCAGTAGCACTCTATCATCACGCCACTCCAGACAG ATTATCAAAGACTGGGAAGTGATTGACGACCTTCAGCTAGAAATGCAAACAGGAGGTGACAGTCCTCATGATATGACCACCCCGGGTATCTGTGAAGGATATCTTCTCAAGAGGAGGAAGTGGCCTCTTAAAGGTTGGCACAAG CGATACTTTGTCTTGGAAGCAGGGATCTTGCGTTACTCCAAAAATCAACAAGAT GTCTCCAGGGGAAGAGTCCAGGGCTCTCTAGATGTTAGCCTTGCAGTAATGTCGATAAACAAGAAATCAAATCGGATTGACTTGGATGCAGGGGACATTATCTATCATATGAAG GCAAAGAGCCATGAACTCTACTACATTTGGGTAACCAAGCTACAAGCCCACCGCTTGTACAAGAAGAATGAGGCAGCTCAGGTTCACAGCGGCTTCCTCCAGACTTTGTCCCATGGCGCTGTGGCTGGACAAGCTCAGAGAAATGGAGAACTG AGATCTGCAGACATGGCAGATTCAGCTGGAGCATCAGGAGTGCTGCCCTCAGCTAACACCGCTGTGAATAGCAAAGTGTCTGCCTGGCTGCAGCAAAGTCAGGACACAGACACCTGTGTTCAAG agCTGAACCGTTGCCATTTGGACCTTACTGAACTAAACCGCTTAATCCAGAGTCTGCAGACGTTAGAGGCGGGCCAAGCTTTCACTAACGGAGACCTAAAGCGCATCATCAGCATACAG aatcTCTCTCTTGAGAAGCCGAAGAAGCAGAGGTCAGGGAAGATGTGGGGCCACTCTCGCACACTGTCCAGAGTGGAGGCCCTGGGAATG CTGTCCTCCAGTCACCTGACCAGCTCGTCTCACCTCGGTGCATCAGTCCCCTCTATCCCTGACTACGTCTATTCCCAGCTGTCCCCTCCTACTGTCACACTGACGCCTGAGGGCAAGAAAATCCAGCAGGACATCTGCGCCATGTCGCTACGAG TGCTTGCCTCTCTGAAGACAGTGCATGAAACTCTGTCCCAGGAGAGGCAGAAGCTGCAGGAAGTCTGGGAAACTAACAACATCCACCAGTCTAACACATTAGCTGAG CCTGCAGCAGTGAGGCATTCATCCCACGGGCCTCCTTCAGTAGCAGATTCGGCTGCGGAGTATTTTGACGCCAGTGATGACATCCTTTGTGGTAGTTCCTCTGAGGTCTCTGATGAATCAGGACTTAGTGATGGAAGCACCACCAACTCTGAGCCAGAGGAAGGGCATG CATCAGCCACCCGGAAGTACCGTGCTAGTATTTCCAGGACTCCTAACAGTGTTGTTCCAAAGAGCACCGGCCGGCGAACTACACTGCCCGCTCCCTGTCCTGACAACAGCCACGTGGGCCTCATGGCTATCGTCTACAATAACATAG GTAAAGACTTGGCTCGAGTGTCCATGCCTGCTGCTCTCAATGAGCCCATTAACCTGCTGCAGAGGCTGTGTGAAGAGCTGGAGTACAGTGAGCTGCTGGATACTGCCAACAACACAGCGGACCCCTACCAGAGGATG GTTTACATTGCTGCCTTCGCTATCTCTGGTTACTCCACTGCGACGTTCAGAAACCGCTACAAGCCCTTTAACCCCGTGCTGGGGGAGACCTACGAGTGTATCAGAGAGGACCGGGGCTTCCGCCTCATCAGTGAGCAG GTCTGCCACCATCCCCCCATCTCTGCCTGCCATGCACAGTCGGAGAACTTCTCCTTTTGGCAAG ACCAGCGATGGAAAAATAAATTCTGGGGGAAGTCACTGGAGATTCTGCCAACGGGAATGGTGAATGTCACTCTTCCAAG GTATGGAGACCACTATGAGTGGAACAAAGTAGTGACCTGCATCCATAACGTCCTCAGTCAGCAGCGCTACCTGGAGCATTACGGAGAGGTCACCATCCGCAACCTCAAAAGCAACGTCTGCACCTGCAAGATTACCTTCGTCAAG tCTCGTTATTGGGGTTCAGATATGAACAAGAATGAGGTGCAGGGCACGGTGCTGGACCAAAGTGGCAGTGTCATTCACCGGTTTGGAGGTCTGTGGCATGAAGGCATCTTCTGTGACACTCTGCCCACTCCGAAATGTGTCTGGAAGCCAA ATCCCCAGCCAAAGGATTACCTGCTGTACTATGGCTTCTCCACCTTCGCCATGGAGCTGAACGAACTCACCCCAGACCTGAAGCCTCTCCTGCCTCCTACAGACAGCCGCCTGCGCCCAGACCAAAG GATGCTGGAAGAGGGACGGGTGGATGAATcggacagaaagaaagatgatATAGAGGAATTTCAGAGGGAGCGGAGAAAAGAGCTCGCCAAAAGGGGTGAAGAACACGTTCCACGTTTTTTCAA GAAAGCCAAAGATTCCTGTGGACGGGACGTGTGGTTGACGAACGAGACTTACTGGAAGCTCAGAGAGAATCCAGGTTTTGCTAAAATTGAAAACTTAACTCTATGGTGA